The Streptomyces sp. NBC_00510 genomic interval GGCGAGCATGGCCGGTACCTGCTGACCGTCCGGGACGGCAAGGCCGACTGCGTCCCCACGGACCAGGAGCCTGACCTGTCCCTGGACATAAGCGATCTGGGCTCGGTCTACCTCGGTGGTACCACCCCGAGCACCCTCGTGCGCGGCGGGCACATCCGGGCCCACCGCCCCGGCGCGGCCACCCTCGCCGACGCCCTCTTCCGCGCCGAGCGCCCCCCGCACTGCCTGCACTGGTTCTGACCGCACCTCGCGACATCTTGGTCACTTGACGTCGTTGACACCTGGGCGAGCACGACCGAGCGGGCGTTGGCGCGGCCGGACGCGGGCCGCGCGCCCGGCGGAGCGTGAGCGACGCCGGGTGTCTTGAGGAGCGCTACCGTGCCGTGGTCGATGTCGCGGCTGGGTGCGGACTGCGTCAGGGAGAAGTGTTCGGGCTTGCTGAGGGCGCGCTGGACTTCGTGGGCGCCCGTGAACACGGCATGCACGCTCTCCGGCACTTCTACGCCTCGGTACTCCTCGACTCCGGGGAGAGCGTGAAGGCCGTGAGCGAGTACATGGGACACGCTGACCCGGCGATGACCCTTCGCGTGTACGCGCACCTGATGCCCAACAGCCGCGAGCGATCCCGGCGGGCCGTTGACCGAGTCCTTGGGCCGCCTGACGATGAAGATCGCGGCCCCTAGACGGCCCAGTCGTCCACCCTTGGCCCCTGGTTCTGCTTCCGATGCAGACCAGGGGCCTTCCCGTACCCGGAAACCTCTGGACTTCCTCAACTTTGCTTTCGGCCGCGGACGGCGGGGGCATCACCGTCGCACAACGGAAAGCACGGAAAGCGGGGGTGGGAACGATGGGCGCGTTGGTCGTATTGCTCGTCTTCGGCGCGATAGTGGGGCTCGTCGTCGTGGCGGCGAGGAAGGGCGGCCGGCGGAAGGGCCGGCGGCGCTCGTACAGCTCCTCCGCCGGGGCCGGCTGGTGGGCGGGGGACGCGGGTTCCTCCGACGGGGGAGGCGGCGGCCACCACGGGGGAGGCCACCACTCCTGCGGCGGCGGGAGCTCGTGCGGCGGGGGGAGCAGCTCGTGCGGCGGCGGCGGGGGCTGCGGCGGCGGAAGCTGACGATACGAAATTGCGTATTGCCCGTGCCGAATCGCATATGCGCCCGGTGGGTTACTCACCCGTCGGGCGCATTTGTAGTGAACACCTGAACCCGTCCGGGCCCTTGCGGATGTAAAGGGGGTGGAGATGGGTAAAAACGCTGAAGGCGACGCGCCATTCATGATTGCGTATTCACCGACCCCTCGTGGGCACGAGCCGACGGACGTTCTCCCCCACAGGCGCGGGTCGGCGCGTCCTCTCCCCCCCATGCCCGTGACCTCCCCTCGCTTGCTCGCGATGTGCCTGCGGAGCCGACTTCATGCTCACCATGCTTCAGACCGCCTACACCGACACCCGCGCCGGCGACCTGGCCTGGTGTCTGGGGAAGGACGAGCTGCCGGCGCTCGCCGTGCTCGACCGCGAGCTACCGGGCGCCGGTTCCGGCGCGCCCGCGGCCCCCCGCGTCCAGGTCCAGCTGCGGCTGCTCGGTGCCTCCCACCAGGTCATCCTGGACTCGGCCCGCGGCCGCTGTTCGGAGACCGTCGCCTGCCTGCCGGGCACCAGCGCGCCGCTGCCGTTCGGTGTGGCACGGCGGATCGCCGGCTGGGACTACGAGTTCGCGGCGCGGATCGAGACGCTCTCCCGGGGGGGCTTCGCCGGGCGGGCGCAGGAGCTGCTCGCGCTGGTGGCCGATCACCCCAATGGCCTGGCGGGGACGTTCCCGGGTGATCCGCACGCCTTCACCGCGTTGCTCGTGCAGTACCGCGGCGGCAGCGTCCTGTGGCGCACCTGGCACGCGTACCCCCAGGAAGGACGCCTGGTGGCGACCCGTTCGACCCTCAGCGCGCAGCCGTGAGCGCGGTGGTACGCCCGTGGCCGGCACGGCGTCAACGCGCCGCCAAGTGCCACGAATTGCACCCCTGTGGGTGACGTGGACCGCCATATACCTGACATAGCGTGCAAGCATGATCGACCAGTCCACCTCCCGTACGGCCCGGGCCGCCCCGCGCGTCTGCAGACTGCGGCTCCCCGTCCCGGTGGCCGCGGCCAGGGCGCTGGTCCTGGCCGCGGTCTTCGTCTGCGCCGCCTGCGGCCTGGTGTACGAGCTCGAACTGGTCGCCCTCGCCTCGTACCTGGTCGGCGACTCCGTGACGCAGGCGTCGATCGTGCTGTCCGTGATGGTCTTCGCCATGGGCGTCGGCTCCCTGCTGGCCAAGCGGCTCAGCTGCGCGCCGGCGATCGGCTTCGCGGCCGTCGAGATCGTGCTGGCGCTGGTCGGCGGACTCTCGGTGATGGCGCTGTACGCCAGTTTCGCCTGGTTCGGCCAGTCCCGGCCCGCGATGGCGGTCTTCGCCTTCGCCATCGGCGTGCTCATCGGCGCCGAGATCCCGCTGCTGATGACGCTGATCCAGCGGGTCCGGCGGCAGGACGCGGGCGGTGCCGTCGCCGACCTCTTCGCCGCGGACTACGTGGGCGCCCTGGTCGGCGGTCTGGCCTTCCCCTTCCTCCTGCTGCCCTGTTACGGCCAGCTGACCGGGGCACTCGTCACGGGCGCGGTCAACGCCGTGGCGGGCGGCGCCACCGTGCTCTGGCTCTTCCGCAGTGACGTCACGCCACGTGCCCGGGCCCGGCTGATCGCCGCCAACGTCGTGGTCCTCGCGGTGCTGGCGGGGGCGGCCTGGGCCGCCGGGCCGTTCGAGCGGGCGGCCCGGCAGGCGGTGTACGGCGGCGACGTGCGGCTCGCCGAGCAGACCGGCGTCCAGGAGGTCGTGCTCACCTCGGCTCCGTTGCAGCTCTTCCTCGACGGCCGGCTGCGGGTCCGCGGCCGGGACGAGTACCGGTACCACGAGGCGCTGGTGCACCCCGCCATGGCGGGCCGGCACCGCCGGGTGCTGATCCTCGGCGGCGGCGACGGGCTCGCGCTGCGCGAGGTGCTGCGCTACCGGGGGGTCGGCTCGGTGACCCTGGTCGACCCCGACGCCCGGCTCGTCGCCCTGGCGCGGGACGACCCCGCGCTGGCCCGCCTCAACCGGCACGCCTACCGCGACCCCCGGGTCGAGGTGGCCGCCGCGGACGTCTTCGACTGGCTGCGGCAGGAGGGGCCGCCGCGACCGCCGGGCGGGTACGACGTCGTGCTCGCCGACCTCCCCGACCCGGGGATCTCGCGCAGCGCGAAGCTGTACTCGCAGGAGTTCTACGGGCTGGCCGGGCGCGCGCTCGCCCCGGGCGGGCGGCTCGCGGTGCACGCGGGAGCGCCCGGCGCCGCCCGGCGCGGCTTCTGGACCGTCGACGCGACGGTACGGGCGTCCGGGCTGCGCACCGCCGACTACTGGATCGGCACCGGCCGCGGGGACGAGGACTGGGGCTTCGTCCTCGCCGCCCGGCACCGCGCCCCGGTCCCGCGCCTGCCCGCGGACGTGCCGCGGCTGCGGTCGCTGTCCCCCGCCGCGCTCGCCTCGGCGGTCCGGCGGGCCGCGCGGTCCCCGCTGCGGGACCTGCCCCCGTCGACGCTGATGCATCCGCGCTCCGGGTGAGGGCGAACCGGCGGTGAATCGGCACCGAAGCGCCGCCCGGCGGATTAGGCTCGCGGCATGGAGCCGCATGAGGTGTTCGTTCCGTTTCCGGCCGAAACCATTCGCCGGTCCCTCGCCGACCTGGAGCGCGTGGCGCGCTGCGTGCCCGGCCTCCAGCGGGACGCCGGCGCCGAGGAGGGGCTCGCCGGCCGGCTGAGGCTCCGGATCGGCGGCTCGACCATCACCTACCGCGGCTCGCTGCGACTGGTCCCGCGCGGCGGCGGGCTGGCCGTCGAGGGCGAGGCGGTGGAGTCGCGCGGCGCGGGCACGGTCAAGCTGGCGCTGGAGCTCGGCGTGGACGCCGTGTCGGGCGGCGCCCTGCTGACCTTCACCGGCACCGTGCAGGCCGACGGGCGGCTCGGCGAGTACGAGGAGGCGACGGTCACCTCCGCCGGCCACCGCCTGCTGGACCGTTTCGTCGCCGCGCTCACCTCCGACCTGGAGGAGGAGGCCCCGGCCGGGGCGCCCGAACCGGCCGCGGAGGACGCCGGTGCCGAGGACCTCGCCGACGACCTGCCCGCGCAGCTCGACGAGTTCGCCGGGCACGACGCGCAGGAGCTGCGTGAGCTGGAGGAACTCCCCGAGCCGGAGGACGCGGACGACGTGGAGGCCGTCGGCGAGGTGCTGCCCGGAGCGGAGGCGGTGGCCAGGGTCCCCGAGGACCCGGCCGGGATCGACCTGCCCGCGGAGGCCGCGCACGCCCGCCGCACCCTGATCGGCCGCAGCGCCGAGGAGGTCGACCACGCCCCGCCGCGCGGCCGCTACGCCCCGGTGCCCGCACCGCAGAGCGGCGCCGCGGCCGCCTCGCTGCGCCGTTACGCGCCGGCCGCGGCGGCGCTGCTGCTGTCGGCCGTGGTCGCGGGGCGGGTGCTGCGGCGGCGCAGGCGCTCGTTCCCGTAGGGTCTGTGCCGTGGCCACGGATGAGACCCCTGACGGGCGAGACGACGAGCACGCAGTCCAACTCGAAGCCGGACCGGCGCGGCTGACGATCCTTCCGGATCTCGGCTGCCGTGTCGGCTCGCTGACCGTCGGCGGCGTCGAGCTGCTGCGGCAGGGCCCCAACTTCGGGTCCTTCCCGATGGTCCCGTGGTGCGGCCGCACCCGGGACGGGCAGTTCCGCAACGGCGGGGTGCTGCACCAGATGCCGCGGGACGCGGGCCCGCACGCCATCCACGGCACCGGCCGGCACGTCGCCTGGCAGGAGGCCCCGGGCGCCACCGGCACCAGCGCCTGCT includes:
- a CDS encoding DUF2617 family protein — encoded protein: MLTMLQTAYTDTRAGDLAWCLGKDELPALAVLDRELPGAGSGAPAAPRVQVQLRLLGASHQVILDSARGRCSETVACLPGTSAPLPFGVARRIAGWDYEFAARIETLSRGGFAGRAQELLALVADHPNGLAGTFPGDPHAFTALLVQYRGGSVLWRTWHAYPQEGRLVATRSTLSAQP
- a CDS encoding polyamine aminopropyltransferase, whose translation is MIDQSTSRTARAAPRVCRLRLPVPVAAARALVLAAVFVCAACGLVYELELVALASYLVGDSVTQASIVLSVMVFAMGVGSLLAKRLSCAPAIGFAAVEIVLALVGGLSVMALYASFAWFGQSRPAMAVFAFAIGVLIGAEIPLLMTLIQRVRRQDAGGAVADLFAADYVGALVGGLAFPFLLLPCYGQLTGALVTGAVNAVAGGATVLWLFRSDVTPRARARLIAANVVVLAVLAGAAWAAGPFERAARQAVYGGDVRLAEQTGVQEVVLTSAPLQLFLDGRLRVRGRDEYRYHEALVHPAMAGRHRRVLILGGGDGLALREVLRYRGVGSVTLVDPDARLVALARDDPALARLNRHAYRDPRVEVAAADVFDWLRQEGPPRPPGGYDVVLADLPDPGISRSAKLYSQEFYGLAGRALAPGGRLAVHAGAPGAARRGFWTVDATVRASGLRTADYWIGTGRGDEDWGFVLAARHRAPVPRLPADVPRLRSLSPAALASAVRRAARSPLRDLPPSTLMHPRSG
- a CDS encoding SRPBCC domain-containing protein yields the protein MEPHEVFVPFPAETIRRSLADLERVARCVPGLQRDAGAEEGLAGRLRLRIGGSTITYRGSLRLVPRGGGLAVEGEAVESRGAGTVKLALELGVDAVSGGALLTFTGTVQADGRLGEYEEATVTSAGHRLLDRFVAALTSDLEEEAPAGAPEPAAEDAGAEDLADDLPAQLDEFAGHDAQELRELEELPEPEDADDVEAVGEVLPGAEAVARVPEDPAGIDLPAEAAHARRTLIGRSAEEVDHAPPRGRYAPVPAPQSGAAAASLRRYAPAAAALLLSAVVAGRVLRRRRRSFP